A section of the Phaseolus vulgaris cultivar G19833 chromosome 8, P. vulgaris v2.0, whole genome shotgun sequence genome encodes:
- the LOC137824734 gene encoding endoribonuclease Dicer homolog 2-like: MDSSLPLSVHLSVHAGDKRKSEELELVDQRGKEAMEGALSNCSHTRTKQQKITRDVLPFARSYQLEALDKAIHENTIVYLETGSGKTLIAIMLLRSYAHHLRKPSPFIAVFVVPQVVLVSQQAEAVKMHTDLKVGMYWGDMGVDFWDAGTWKQEMEKHEVLVMTPVILLNCLRHSFLKLNMIKVLILDECHHARGKHPYACIMTEFYRPQLQSGSSALPRIFGMTASPIKSKVGNSESSLSENIQKLMTLLHSKVYTSVSEAVITEFIPTSTPKLKFYNDDEIQFVLFEEIASKLKMLKEQHELTLRSLDFTKSAAESTQKRITKMFYALIFSLDELGVWLALKAAESLSSSEFDSFSWGQSGDRVVKNFILACVDTLKSYLQCDAKWSIGDNTKLDLEMGLLTSKVCCLIDSLLEYRGLTDMRCIIFVERIITAIVLQDLFNTLLPKYNSWKIKFIAGHNFGLKNQSRRKQNEIVEEFRMGLVNIIVATSILEEGLDVQSCNLVIRFDPSPTVCSFIQSRGRARMKNSDYILMVKSGDSVTCSRVEKYLASAAIMRKESLRHSSLPCDPFEGDDFDKEAYHVASTGAIANLSSSISLIYLYCSRLPADGYFKPTPRWDKVTGTLYLPKSCPLQPIHVVGDKKLLKNIACLEACKQLHKIGALTDNLVPDIIIEAAEVQEFGNEPYDDNQPTYVPFGLVNCVSNNSHTTYHCYLMELSQNFSYDIFVEDIFLAMRVELDTEVVCSQFDMGFDRGDVSVKLSYKGTINLSQDQVLLCKNFQATLLRILIRRDINKFPIGLDKSCLHEVDIDYLLLPAIGKGEKSSVNWLAINSVNASNFTCKYHQPHIWTKSGLVCTCKLQDALVCTSHVSGKNYFYITTGVMELDGNSPMELRTGEVSTYKNYYEQHHGISLQFEHQQLLKARHNFQAKNYCDGRKERKEGEASKAFVELPPELCSIIMSPIKDSIIYSFSFIPSIMHRIESLLVAFNLKKMHLDHCAQNETQIMKVLEAITSKRCNEPFHYESLETLGDSFLKYAVSQQLFKTYQNDHEGLLSLKREKIISNAALYKFGCSSGLPGFIRNEPFDPHSWPIPGDKSGSFKIEEFISKGKKIYISGQRKLKRKLIADVVEALIGAFLSSGGEKAALLFMDCVGIKVNFNKIPYERHFDIQPEKLIHVTFLESQLNYSFHDRTLLVEALTHGSYMLPEVPRCYQRLEYLGDSVLDYLITWHLFKKYPGMSPGQLTDMRSASVNNDCYAWSAIKHGLHKHVLHASQELHKHIAISLDSFDKVSSSSTFGYELETSLPKVLGDIIESLAGAILVDSGYNKEVVWQSIRPLLEPLVTPETLKLHPIRELNELCQKRSYNIIQDIVTRKDGVTNYRMEVEADGITHQFEYLGPALKNTAKKIVHKEILISLKEEKL; this comes from the exons ATGGATTCCTCGCTCCCTCTCTCAGTGCATCTCTCAGTGCATGCAGGAGATAAACGAAAAAGTGAAGAATTAGAATTG GTTGATCAAAGAGGCAAAGAAGCTATGGAAGGTGCACTCTCAAATTGTTCACACACTCGTACCAAGCAGCAGAAGATTACACGTGATGTTCTTCCATTTGCCAGAAG CTATCAACTTGAAGCATTGGACAAAGCTATCCATGAGAATACAATTGTGTACTTGGAGACTGGTTCCGGCAAAACTTTGATAGCTATCATGCTACTTCGCAGCTATGCGCACCACCTCCGAAAGCCTTCTCCTTTTATTGCAGTGTTTGTGGTTCCCCAAGTTGTGTTGGTCTCTCAA CAAGCTGAAGCTGTAAAAATGCATACCGATTTGAAAGTGGGAATGTATTGGGGAGATATGGGAGTTGACTTTTGGGATGCAGGGACATGGAAACAAGAAATGGAGAAACACGAG GTGCTTGTCATGACTCCTGTAATATTGCTCAATTGTTTGAGGCACAGCTTCCTCAAACTGAATATGATTAAGGTTTTAATACTGGATGAATGCCATCATGCTAGGGGTAAACACCCTTATGCCTGCATCATGACT GAGTTTTATCGTCCCCAATTACAATCTGGTAGTTCTGCCCTCCCTCGAATTTTTGGTATGACTGCATCTCCAATTAAATCGAAAG TTGGAAATTCTGAATCATCCTTGTCAGAGAATATTCAGAAACTAATGACTTTACTGCATTCAAAG gTATATACGAGTGTAAGTGAAGCTGTCATAACTGAGTTCAtaccaacatcaacaccaaaatTGAAGTTTTACAATGACGATGAAATTCAATTTGTATTATTTGAAGAAATAGCATCTAAGCTCAAGATGTTAAAGGAGCAG CATGAACTCACTCTAAGAAGTTTAGATTTCACTAAATCAGCTGCTGAGTCTACACAAAAAAGAATAACAAAGATGTTTTATGCTTTGATATTTAGTCTGGATGAGCTTGGTGTTTGGTTGGCTTTGAAG GCTGCTGAGTCTTTATCCTCTAGTGAATTTGACTCGTTTTCATGGGGACAATCTGGGGATAGAGTtgttaaaaactttattttggCGTGTGTAGACACACTGAAAAGTTACTTGCAATGTG ATGCTAAGTGGTCTATCGGTGATAATACTAAATTGGATTTGGAGATGGGGCTGTTGACCTCCAAAGTTTGCTGTCTTATAGACTCTCTACTTGAGTACAG GGGTTTGACTGACATGAGATGCATAATTTTTGTTGAAAGAATCATTACCGCCATTGTACTTCAAGATTTATTCAATACCTTGCTTCCAAAGTACAATAGCTGGAAGATTAAATTCATTGCAGGACACAATTTTGGATTGAAAAATCAGTCAAGgagaaaacaaaatgaaattgtgGAAGAATTTCGAATGGGATTG gTCAACATCATTGTTGCAACATCAATTCTTGAAGAGGGTTTAGATGTTCAAAGTTGCAATTTAGTTATTAGATTTGATCCATCTCCCACAGTGTGCAGTTTCATACAGTCCCGAGGACGTGCTAGAATGAAAAATTCAGATTATATATTAATGGTTAAGAG TGGGGATTCAGTTACATGTTCTCGAGTTGAGAAATACCTTGCTAGTGCGGCTATCATGAGAAAGGAGTCCTTGCGACATTCTTCCCTTCCATGTGATCCTTTTGAAGGTGATGACTTTGATAAGGAAGCTTATCATGTTGCAAGCACTGGAGCCATTGCAAATCTTAGTTCTAGCATCAGTTTGATATACTTGTACTGCTCACGCCTCCCTGCAGATGG ATATTTTAAACCGACTCCAAGGTGGGACAAAGTGACTGGAACATTGTATCTTCCCAAGAGCTGTCCTCTACAGCCTATTCATGTAGTTGGTGACAAAAAACTCTTGAAGAATATCGCATGCCTTGAAGCTTGCAAACAACTTCATAAGATAGGAGCTCTGACTGATAATCTTGTTCCTGATATTATCATTGAAGCAGCAGAGGTTCAGGAATTTG GGAATGAACCTTATGATGATAACCAACCAACTTATGTCCCATTTGGATTGGTAAATTGTGTGTCAAATAATAGTCACACAACATACCATTGTTATTTGATGGAACTCAGTCAAAATTTTAGCTATGATATCTTTGTGGAAGATATTTTTCTTGCTATGAGAGTTGAGCTTGATACAGAAGTTGTATGCTCGCAATTCGATATGGGATTTGACAGAGGTGATGTGTCTGTAAAGTTAAGTTACAAGGGAACCATTAATCTTTCGCAGGATCAG GTTCTTTTGTGTAAAAATTTCCAGGCCACGTTGCTTAGAATTCTCATACGTCGTGATATAAACAAGTTTCCAATCGGTTTAGACAAAAGCTGTTTGCATGAAGTTGACATCGACTATCTTTTGCTTCCAGCTATTGGGAAAGGGGAGAAATCAAGTGTTAATTGGTTAGCTATCAATTCTGTAAATGCATCTAATTTTACGTGCAAGTATCATCAACCCCACATATGGACAAAAAGTGGTCTAGTGTGCACTTGTAAACTACAGGATGCATTGGTTTGCACTTCCCATGTTAGTGGTAAGAATTATTTCTATATCACTACTGGTGTAATGGAATTAGATGGAAACTCGCCTATGGAACTAAGGACTGGTGAAGTTTCTACGtacaaaaattattatgaaCAACA TCATGGTATATCATTGCAATTTGAACATCAGCAGCTACTTAAAGCAAGACACAATTTTCAAGCTAAAAATTATTGTGATGGACgcaaagaaaggaaagaaggag AAGCAAGCAAGGCCTTTGTTGAATTACCTCCTGAACTGTGTTCTATAATCATGTCTCCAATAAAAGATAGTATCATTTATTCCTTCTCATTTATTCCGTCAATCATGCATCGGATTGAATCATTGCTTGTTGCTTTCAACTTAAAAAAGATGCATTTGGATCATTGCGCGCAAAATGAAACTCAAATAATGAAG GTGTTAGAGGCAATAACTTCTAAGAGATGCAACGAGCCCTTCCATTACGAGTCTCTAGAGACTCTAGGAGATTCCTTTTTAAAATATGCTGTCAGTCAACAGCTTTTTAAAACCTATCAAAATGACCATGAAGGTCTCCTTAGTTTGAAGAGGGAAAAGATAATTTCTAACGCAGCACTCTACAAGTTCGGGTGCAGTTCTGGCCTTCCG GGTTTCATACGAAATGAGCCATTTGATCCTCATTCCTGGCCCATTCCTGGTGATAAATCTGGAAGTTTTAAAATAGAAGAGTTTATTAGCAAGGGGAAAAAGATTTATATTTCTGGACAAAGAAAATTAAAGCGAAAGCTTATTGCTGATGTAGTTGAGGCACTAATTGGTGCCTTCCTCAGCTCTGGTGGTGAAAAGGCTGCATTGTTGTTTATGGATTGCGTTGGTATTAAAgtgaattttaataaaataccCTATGAGAGGCACTTTGACATTCAACCGGAGAAACTGATTCATGTCACCTTTTTAGAATCACAATTGAATTATTCATTCCATGACCGTACTCTTTTAGTGGAAGCTCTGACCCATGGTTCTTACATGTTGCCTGAAGTTCCTAGATGTTATCAG AGACTAGAGTATCTTGGAGATTCAGTACTGGATTATCTGATTACTTGGCACTTGTTCAAAAAATATCCTGGCATGTCTCCAGGGCAGTTAACTGACATGAGATCAGCTTCTGTGAATAACGATTGTTATGCATGGTCTGCCATTAAGCACGGTTTGCACAAACATGTACTCCATGCCTCACAAGAACTGCATAAACATATTGCTATATCACTAGACAGTTTTGATAAGGTATCTTCATCGTCAACTTTTGGATACGAGTTAGAGACATCACTTCCTAAG GTGCTTGGAGACATTATAGAATCTCTGGCTGGAGCGATTCTTGTTGATTCAGGATACAATAAGGAGGTTGTGTGGCAAAGCATAAGGCCACTTTTGGAACCCCTTGTCACACCAGAAACATTGAAGCTCCATCCCATCAGAGAGTTGAATGAACTTTGCCAGAAAAGAAGTTATAATATTATACAAGACATTGTGACCCGCAAAGATGGCGTAACTAATTACAGAATGGAGGTAGAAGCTGATGGAATCACTCACCAGTTTGAGTATCTCGGTCCTGCTCTTAAGAACACAGCCAAGAAGATAGTCCACAAAGAAATTTTGATTTCTTTGAAGGAAGAAAAGTTATAA